DNA from Gambusia affinis linkage group LG06, SWU_Gaff_1.0, whole genome shotgun sequence:
CgataggcttttattttgacgtAAGAAAGGAAGCAGTTCTCAAGCTGTGCCGTTGTGGTAATGGGGTGACAAACATCTGGAGACAAACACTTTGAAGAAGTCCATTGCACCGTCTCCACTTTGGTTCAGGAGGAGGATGGCTGCAAATTCAGTGACTCTATGCTGTCGGCTGGGTTTTCTTAGAAAACTTTTCACCACCAGGCGTAATAAACTGACCTTGATTGAACTGTTTTATTACTATGACTGAACTGAATGTACATAATTGACCTTGGATGAGTCTGTATGACTAAGAAGTGCCAGTTACGAGCATCTTCTCTACGTCACTGTTAATAGAAAGCAGTTAAAGTGTTAAAGTGTTTCTAAAACCACACAATTCAGAATGGCTTCATCAGCCTCCATTAGTCTTTCACAGCTGCTTTGAGAAGTTCACATGCACTCATCATGTACATGAATCTTTCATTTTGGGCTTTTAAGAACTTATTTGAATTGTGGTTTTGAAACCCAATTCAAAACAACATGTGTTCAAtgtgctgtaaaaacaaaaacaatgggtGCACAAGTTATATTAATCCTGGATCTATTTCAGTTGCACTGGCTTAAATGTTTGCAGACGCAACACCAACATTTAGTTAAGAGTCTCTCGGTAAGCTGCACTTTGATTGCACACATTTAGTAGCCATCATCACCTAAGAGCAGCCAGATTGTAAAACAAAGGATCCGTCCTCCTCAGAGCTCAAGCAGGCACCACATACAGTGTGTGCCCGctggaatttatttaaaatggttttgttaACAAGAGATTTCACAACAAAAGAGGAACTAGGTATAGCTTCAGAGTGAGGGTAATGCTGAAAGTAGCAAATAGAAGGAGCCTATTTTAATAGTAACCTAAacttacctttttaaaaattattaaaccaaagaaagaaaaaaacaacaactcccTAACTAAAATAGACAGGAGACAGATACGTTTTAAATAACTGGCAGTTCATTCCTGCAAATTGCTCAACAAAAACAGATACTACTGGATCTGGTTGGGATGAGAATATGGATGACAGAAACTGATCCATTGTCTCTTTTCGATCTTGCATCTCAAATTTGGATAATACATCACAGCAACTTATGACACCAGTTGTAACAAGCAGGCCTCTGGAATTAACCTGCTGAATATTTGACCACATGAATAAGTTGTTAGAGGCGATTTGGTTGCATGACTCAAACCccacattttccatgttttgtttatatatttacagtAATGGTTTTTAGATGGCCTTTCTGGGGCTTTTTCATTTATATGACAAGTTTTGGTGAATGCGTGGAAGCATCGTCCACGTTTAAGATCTAATTTTGTCTAAATGTATTAATCTGTTGATTTGAAGTGAAGCCTTATAATTATATCAATTATGCCCAATGCAGCATTGCACAGGCAGAAAAACAGCCCACAGCATaacactaccaccaccatgtacTTAGTTTGAAGATCTGGCAtcaattcataaaaatgtatttcctacCATTATGGGCTGACGGGTCAATCTTTGTATGACCGTGTTATGTTTCTCATTGTGAACAGCCACTTTTTAtccaagtaaaagtaaaaaaagtggTTTTCCAAGAAATCACTCTAGTGtagaaaagtatttggtaaaaatgcaACTCGAGTACTGAGTAACTAATCATAAAAcctagttttatattttagcatAACAAGACCAAAATAGAAAGaattacaacaaataaatgcaaattaacacattgaagcagaagaaacactttttaaaatcttcttttttcaatattaaaatgaaaataacatgaaaataacATGAAGTTATTACTTACAGTAGGTAATGCATATACAGGATAATCTACTTCCAGTGACAATTTATAGTGTTTAATGTATCTTATAAAACTCCAAATGCCACAACAGGCTCAGCAGCTAGAAAACAACATAAGAACTAAAAGGTGGTATAAAAACGAGACATAAGTGTGTGactgtttcacatatttttggttaaaatatggTTGTTCATTCTTCATTAATGTTGGACAGAGTATTCTGAAATTTTACTCAACTAAGAGTAGCAATAgttcataaaaacattactcaagtaaaagcagTTGAGTAAATGTGACTAGTTACAACGTTGCATACGTTACAAACTGTATTTAAATCAGCTTAATTCATAAAAGGTccttacttttaaatgtttgtcgTGTCATTACCATTATTATGGCTGCCACTGAATCACCTTCTCTAATCAACAAGGCAGGGAATAGTGTTAAAATCAGCATCCTTCCAGACTTGCAGTACTTTGAGTCATGGGGTCACAGATTGAAATGAAGGGAGTGGTCCTGCTGTCCATCACATGCTGTCCTGCCTGCTGGACAATGGGCCGTGAAAGGCAGGAGCAGCCGTCACCATCAGTCACATATCAGCCACACCCATCGAGCTGCTGCTTCATCCTCTGATAGACTGCAATGAGTCAATGACTGTCAGACCACTTCTCCGCCTCCCTCCTCTTCACTCTTCCTCTTTTTATCTCTCCATCTCAACTGCCAAGTCAATAAAACACTCAAAGAGCCAATCATTAGCTGTCTTAATCAAGCTCTGTATTGCCGTGAAGACCAGGACGAACCAGAAATCGCCTCAGCCGGAAGTTTTTAAGCGGGCTCTGGAGCTGTCAGACTGATTTGTGGTCAGATCATTTCCACTTGATCTCTGCTCAGAGGGTCAGAGAAATTGGACCAACAACTGAGACACCAAAGTACAGTAGAGCACTTAACTGTGCCCTAAAATTCCTCCAGGAATCCCCTGACAGAGAAGAGCACGCACAGATATAGACGAGGAGCAGGCTGCTGCTCAAGTCCTCGGGGCAACTCAGCCTTTTCCCGAAGCAGGTCGGAGGTCACGGCAGTCAATCACAGACTGACTCCCGAACCCCCCGCCCCTCCTGTCCCTAGCATCCTTTGTGGCcattcagaaacaaaaccccTCCCTCTTTATGAACTACCACTGAATAGGCTTCCAGCTGCAAAGGACaggaaaagaccaaaaaaaggCACGGAGGTGGATGAATACAGGAGGCTTCTCTTCTCACTGTTATTTAAATGGGAATGGGGGATAAAAGCTGTTACCATAggtaaaagtgtgtgtgtgtgggggggggagtGTAGGGAGCAGGAAGAGAGAAACACCAGCAAGATAGAGGAGCAGTGAGGTGTTGTCAGGCAGGCTGACGCAGAGAGGAGTTACATGTGAATATGCAAAGatctgatgaaaacatgaatatcTGGGGGGAAGTGTGTCATTTTTCCGTAGAATTAACTTGTGAGTGTGTCAAAGTGATGCTTGGTGacaaatgtgtgtttctgtgtcagtTCTGCTTCCAGACAGGCCTGCTGATTGCTGTGACGCTCTCGTCTCTGGTGTCTCTGAGCCGGCTCTACACTGGCATGCACTCAGTTCTGGTGAGCCagtcaccacacacacacacatacacacacacacacacacacacacacacacacacacacacacacacacacagacactgtctttctatcttcacaGGGCCTTagtattgacttccattcattttttatttatttctatagccTAACATATAGGTTAACATATAGCCTGTATGTCATATAGGCtatagaaatataaacataacaAATGCAGGATTTTAGCTACATTATTGATTTAGCAGAAATATCCTTAACCAACTGGTCTTATCAGGTTGTGCTTTATTGGGGTACatatttctttcaacaaaaaataaaaatcaacaagcCACAGGGAAATATTCATATAATGGAggatctttaaaaatgacaaatttaacTCAACTATGTccattcaatatttggaagcctgtccaacatggactgaacaccttcgttcacttcctccgctgccattgctaaaacgaTAACCATGATTTGCTTTATTACAAAAGCCTGGATCATtaatgatacatttttagatCTACTCTTTCTTGTCTTTACAAACAATGTAATTCAGCTGCCAACTAGTGAATGTCAGAAGGTGGCATCAATGCAAAACCTTTGATTTGGACAATAATTATGCTTTTAGCCACAAATGACAACATAGTTTCATACATCTCAGATTTACAGTAGTGCTGGTTTTACTAAACTAACTAAAACCACTACAGTAGTAATGGTTTTAGTTATTAAGAATCAAACCTAATGACACTACGTCATCTGACATGCTGACTAAATGCTGCCATCGCTGTGCTTTCAGGATGTGGTCTGTGGCATTTTGATCACTGCCGTCCTGATTCTGCTCACCTACCCTTTCTGGGAATCCTTTGACAGCTTCCAGCTGACCAGCCCACTGTCCCCCATCATCGCTCTGTCACTGCTGCTCTTCCTAAGCTACACATACCCAGAGCTGGACCATTACAGCACCACACGAGGAGACACCACCATCATTCTCGGCGTGTGCGCTGGTTGCTCAGTGGGATACTGGGCCAATGTGCAGCTGGGTGACACTTTTGAGCTCCGGGAGCCGTTACCTGTTCCTCTACCCACAGTAACGGGGCTGTCTGTGGCGAGAGGGGCTGGACGCAGCCTGCTGGGAGTTGTTGCCCTGGTGGGAACTCGGCAGATAATGAAGAAACTGAGTTTGGACGCGTTGTATTCTTGGTACAATGTTCCGAAAACGGACAAAAATGccaggaggaggaaggaaatAGAAGTACCATCCAAGTTTGTCACATACACAGCTGTTGGACTGGTTAACTCTTTATTGGTCAACAGAGTCTTTGTTCTGATTGGGCTTCTATGATCATCTGGCATCCAGTGACACTGATCTGTAATTACCTCAACAATGAACTTCATATTTATGTTACCGTACGTTATGGGGCttttataaactgaaaaagaagTGAATGTGTGACTCCCCAGTGGAAATTATTCATATAAGACTGGATACAAGATGTGTGACTGATGTAGAGCTtagctgtaaataaaacaagtttgtccACACAGAAATAAAGCTTTCATGGTTCTAAATTTGTTTGAATCAAAAGTTAGAGTGCGCagttatttatgtttcaaacaGAACTGTAGCAACTTCATTTCACTTTATAGCCTtgaactttctcacattttgccagacaaccacaaactttgatggGTTTAATTAGGTGACGAACAGGTACGTTGAAATTAAACAAGAAACTTATGCTACAACGGTGAAAAGAAGACCTATGCAGGTAAAACCTGTTGACAGGAcaaggtcgccagtccatctcaggacaacaacagaaaaaaacgtGTGTAAATACATACCAGCACCTAAGAACAATTCATAGAGACCAACTAACtaaacagttatgtttttgagaatatcaatgtaaagaaaaactttgattaaatCTTTTATATCCTTCTTCTTTGTAATTAATacaacactttttatttgtcGGGATCAACCATCTGCTGGTTGGTTCAAACCATCTGTTGCTTCACCGCACGGTAAGTGATAAGATTTGCTTCAGTCGAGTTAGAAGGAATGCCGGCACACCTGTCAGACTACATTTTCAAGATGGGTTGCCTTCTGCGCAGGTTACTTTAATTTAACGCTTCGCTGACTGCAACAGTTTCTCTTTGAGAAGCCAATAAGACATCAACGGATTCAATGAAAATGCTGAATTAGGCCGTATGAAAATATGCACTCAGAAGAGAGCTCAGCCAAACATCAGAATGCTTTTATTTGACGTGTCAAAGCAACGGATCAAAGAATATCGAGTCTTTGACGCACTTGAGTTTCTATGGAAAGCTACCACACCGCCTACAGCCGGGACCAGGCTACATTAGGCAATATCACTCAGTCAATTAATTCTGTCCAATTCAGATCTTATTGAAGGCAGCCACATCCACAGACTGAACGTATTCCTCAAAAGCAGTGATGGCTTCCTCCAGCAGATCAGTGCCCACTTTATCGTCCTCCACTACGCACCCTATCTGCAGCTTCTTGATCCCGTAGCCCACTGGCACCAGCTTGGACTGCCCCCACAACAGGCCCTCCATAGCGACGCTACGGACGCACTCTTCCATCTTGGCCATGTCCGTCTCGTCGTCCCACGGCTTAACATCGAGGAGGATGGAGGACTTGGCGACGAGCGCCGGCTTCTTAGACTTCTTGGCGGCATACTCGGCCAGGCGCTGCTCTCGGAGCCGAGCTGCCTCTGCGCTCTCTTCGTCGTCGTCGGAACCGAAAAGGTCCATGTCATCTTCGCTCATGTTGTTTGGGGAGGCAGGCAGAGTGGGTGGGAGAACAAACTGACTCCTGGCTGACGGGAGCCGCGCTCTCTCCGTCTGGAAGGACTTGATGTGGCAGTACCAGCGCCGGAGGTGGCAGAAAGCCTGCGAGGGCGGAGAAGGGATGGCATCGAACACTGCGGCGTCAGCTTGGGACACCGTGAAACCCTCTATGTAGCTTCTGTCTGTTAGGAAATCATTAAGCGCCTTGAGGCCTGCCTGTGAGCTCAAATCGCCAAACACCGTTTTAGTTGAAGGCGGACGAGATGGCAGATTCGGCTGGGATGGGCTGGGAACTGGAAACGGGTGCTTGAAGGTTTCCTGCATGGGAACGTCATGTGTGAGGAGGATTTCAGCAGTGTGGCCactgaaagaatcaaagcaacacataATAAGTCACCGAATTTATTCATCATGCACcaataaatgcatgaaaatccaaaattaagGGCATGCAGGCATGCAAAACTCACACACAgactcacaaacacaaagaagtcttgttaatttttaatttagtgaaaACAGTCCTGTTACTTAAAAACCACTGGATCAACACAACAAATTTGTACACTCTGGTAGGTTCGTGCACCAATTACATAGACAACCAAAATCACATCCcataaacacaaaaccaaactaCATATCTGGTTGATTTAGCAACTCATGAATGTTTGGTAGACATTTAAGAAGGTGAAATCACAGAAAAGGTTCGAGGTCCATCTCCAAAGCAGAGCAGGGCATGGTCAGGTCAAAGCTGCTTATGACGTCAGGGTGAAGGACTCCGAGGCGTCCTACACTCGTCCCGCGGACAAAGATCTCAGCACAGCGACCCGGGAAGAAGGTGGAatctgaaagaaacattttttaaaaatttaaacttggaaaaacatatcagaaaaagacaaaaagtttgTACAGGTGTATTTTAACAACTTCTTTTTGTataaaagcagctcaaagaaatccagctcaatgggagaaatttCAGACAGAGCACTGAAGAGAAATGAGAATCGTGGGTTTCGGCCACCACTGGTTCAAAAGCATCACTTTCAGTCGCTAAGAGATTGTTCTTGACACTGTGGCCAAACAACTccatttttatcataaaaccTCTCTATAAAGGTTGAATATTTAGAACAATACACAATTTAGAGTTTCAACATTGAGCTTCCTTCATGGCCTCAACATCAGCCCAATtgaaaaatttctgaaattatttctgaaaaaataatgcAACTCGCTATGAGATATTTCACTAAATATTATTGGGACTGGATTCATATGTGTGTGATTTTGACCCTTTTTGAAtaacagaaaatccaaaataaatttttaattttaatcatccTTGTTTTTAAGAATGACTGAAGTTCAGTCCTTAAAAAGATTGGGAAAATAAGAACCAAAAGCATGGTTATTCTGTATATTTATCTAATCCACCATCTGCAGTCTCTATCTGCCAGTTTTTACTCCTGCCATTTGTCTCCCTTAGATGATTTTCCCTTTGAAAAACAAGGATTTCTTCCACATCACAGATGTGTGAGTAAATCACAGAGTGGGTGAAACTGTTCGGTTCAGGCTTAATGATCATCATTTGTTCGCCCACATTCATCATCAACTCTCTGCTCTTCCGGGCCCCAAAACGAGGCACAACTTCCTGTGTGCCACAAAACCCCCAGATAAAAATCGGCGTACTCCATAAGTCCTCATAGACTCCAGTCATAGTCAAACCTGAATGCTCAATTTTTTCGCAAACAGACTTGTCAAGAGATGACAGGAAGCAGTGGTTACTACAGTAACCACCCCTCCCCTTttccacacacatacacaaacgtGGCATGCTCCCATAATGCCTGGCTTCTTCCCACGCTGTCTTGCTAATGGGTTCCAGAGCCCACAGCCTGGACGTTCTCTCATCACCGTGGGGGAATAATAAAAGGACCAGAGCGAGAGGAGATGACACAACGGCAGGGTAATTCTACCTCTCACTTTAGCCTCGTGTCCATTAGCGGGACTATATCAGTGGGGTTGCTTGCGTTGGCAAGCACGTCATTAGCTTGCACCATAAATGGGAAGCCATGGCAACTATATAAATAGCACCGGGTATATCCTAAATAACTTGGCAGTCAATGAAAATCCTCCACTGGAGCCTGGCAACATTCCACACACTTCTCCATCTTTCAGGAGCAGAAACGGCAGGCGGATCGATTATTTCCCAGCTAATGATGTTGTTGGATTTGAGACCATTAAACAAAAATCCTATTTTCACTTTAGAGCAACTCTAGCGTTATTCCTGAAAACAGGCAACTTCAGGTTAGAAATAATAGACAATTAACTCAAGCATTTGCTATGACTTGGAGTAAAATAGGGGGAATGTTTTATAGAAAGacctaaaacaattttttagtAGCCCTTAATGCAGAAGTAAATAGTCAGTACTTGTTccttgtaagaaaaaaataagagagcTTGAAAGTCTTTCTGTCATAATTTGCTTTCACTCAAAAATagcagtttaaaagaaaatagagaaatGGACACAATATATAATAGAATTTGCCTCTGGATGTTTCTATGCTTGTTCAGACTTTCTGGTTCAAGTCTTATTTAAGAAAGAAACTTTGAGTCAGTGAGTAAGTTTTCATCAAAGTTGACAAAAATCCCATGTGGTATACCCCAAGGTTCCAGCCTGGGGGCCCCGCTATTTAACAAATAAGATAAATTACCATAGTTATGCAGATGAtgcacagctctacattacagTAACACCAGGGAATTCAACCAATCCAAGAattgaacagatgcttagaacaaaTCAATGCATGGGTGTGccataactttctccagctgaacaggaATAAGTACCAACACTGGTACCTGTACCACAACTTGAGAAACGGTGACATGAAGAATACCATATCTTAGGCTTGAATGAGCATGACGGATATGTTCAACAATTGTTTCTTTTGGTGAGactaatcatttttcttttcttctaaaattttaaattctatttgAGATTGACTATAAACCTTCTATGTTCTagatatatttcaaataatggaactcatctatttttttaaatcaagagtATTCAGTGAGCcacattttaatcacacaaACTATGACAACAGCAAATCGATatctgaacaaataaaagacTTGCTCCAGGTCGAAGTCTCTGCCTTGACAAATGGACCGGGTCTTTGCATTGGACACAGTTGTTAGCTGAAACATGGGCATCTGTCTCCTAAGTGATTCTGTCTGACTGTGGATCCCTCGGCTTGTCACGTCATCCCCTTTCTCCAGGTTTGGAAACGGAAGCTAACCTGACATGGACTCCCCTGGAGGGGTCCTGCCTCACCCTTTGGATGGACATATCGTGAGGATGCCTGAAAGATTAGCTGGGATCATGACCTTGTAATGGGGCTAAGGACACGCTGGCATATGTGGGGAGGCGCTAAAGCTGTGTGTGGaaaagtgagaaagaaaattGTGTGCCGTGTTTCTGTCCCACTGCTGATGTGACTCCCATGCCCAATCTCCATACTGCAGGCGGTGCACACTCCTCTAGGCTTACGTCGCACTGTCACACTCTTTGGTCTCCTCTCATattctcctccacctccctaGCTGCCTTTCCTCTATCCTCTCATCTCTCATTCAGTGATACTCAAGCGCATTGATTTGCAGTCTGAATGGGCCGTCTGAGACCGGAAGGATCTCCGACAGGGCGACCTTGGAGGCAGGCAAGGCAGGGGATGAAGGGAGTAAAAGGTAGGTAGAGATGGAGAAAAGGAGATGAGTGAGAAATCTAACACTGCGATGGACTTCTCCATCGCAGTGCAAACAGAAGCCAAGACAAACACAAGCCTTTCTGATTGCTAATTTCACAGGGGTGGAAGAGAAAAATCAGCCCGACTCattcttctgctttttaagTTAACATTCTTCCTCAGATATTATTGTTCCACCTCCACACTGATAACATTCATCCTCTGCAGTGCAGAACTGTGGCCAGGGGTTGGAAAAATCTTGCGGTTCTGAGTTTCTTACTTCATCTCTCATCGTGACAGACAGCCTTTTGAAGATCATTCTGACAGATTTCATCACAAAAGGAGAAGGTTGCATTTTGGCCCACAACCTCATAAACACTGAAGCTCATGTGACAAGTTTGAGTAAATGATAGCACAAACAAAGTCCAGtgctgtttcagtttatttgacaAACTGTGATCCAATTACTGTATTGGATGGTGGACAAAACGTGACctgtttttgcaaaatgatGCGAAAACATGTAATGCAGCCAgaagcaaaattttttattctatCTCGAGTTCCTTGaaactgaaaagttgctaaCT
Protein-coding regions in this window:
- the sgpp2 gene encoding sphingosine-1-phosphate phosphatase 2 isoform X2, coding for MQELMASLQDPELVARFQRRCGLYRVEGSDSGSGKSRSANGAPITLEEPRGQLQGTWDRQDSNSNYEYKDSKKPQYELVMYVGQVMKDLLKLPRPPSPPVVKLETRVDAEYGLPSTHAMAATAISFTLLLSAPSRVQFCFQTGLLIAVTLSSLVSLSRLYTGMHSVLDVVCGILITAVLILLTYPFWESFDSFQLTSPLSPIIALSLLLFLSYTYPELDHYSTTRGDTTIILGVCAGCSVGYWANVQLGDTFELREPLPVPLPTVTGLSVARGAGRSLLGVVALVGTRQIMKKLSLDALYSWYNVPKTDKNARRRKEIEVPSKFVTYTAVGLVNSLLVNRVFVLIGLL
- the sgpp2 gene encoding sphingosine-1-phosphate phosphatase 2 isoform X3, yielding MQELMASLQDPELVARFQRRCGLYRVEGSDSGSGKSRSANGAPITLEEPRGQLQGTWDRQDSNSNYEYKDSKKPQYEVMKDLLKLPRPPSPPVVKLETRVDAEYGLPSTHAMAATAISFTLLLSAPSRVQFCFQTGLLIAVTLSSLVSLSRLYTGMHSVLDVVCGILITAVLILLTYPFWESFDSFQLTSPLSPIIALSLLLFLSYTYPELDHYSTTRGDTTIILGVCAGCSVGYWANVQLGDTFELREPLPVPLPTVTGLSVARGAGRSLLGVVALVGTRQIMKKLSLDALYSWYNVPKTDKNARRRKEIEVPSKFVTYTAVGLVNSLLVNRVFVLIGLL
- the sgpp2 gene encoding sphingosine-1-phosphate phosphatase 2 isoform X4; translation: MQELMASLQDPELVARFQRRCGLYRVEGSDSGSGKSRSANGAPITLEEPRGQLQGTWDRQDSNSNYEYKLVMYVGQVMKDLLKLPRPPSPPVVKLETRVDAEYGLPSTHAMAATAISFTLLLSAPSRVQFCFQTGLLIAVTLSSLVSLSRLYTGMHSVLDVVCGILITAVLILLTYPFWESFDSFQLTSPLSPIIALSLLLFLSYTYPELDHYSTTRGDTTIILGVCAGCSVGYWANVQLGDTFELREPLPVPLPTVTGLSVARGAGRSLLGVVALVGTRQIMKKLSLDALYSWYNVPKTDKNARRRKEIEVPSKFVTYTAVGLVNSLLVNRVFVLIGLL
- the sgpp2 gene encoding sphingosine-1-phosphate phosphatase 2 isoform X1; protein product: MQELMASLQDPELVARFQRRCGLYRVEGSDSGSGKSRSANGAPITLEEPRGQLQGTWDRQDSNSNYEYKDSKKPQYEVRNWLLHFLFLFSAGLGHEVFYITCLPCIHWNLDPFLCRRLVNMWTLVMYVGQVMKDLLKLPRPPSPPVVKLETRVDAEYGLPSTHAMAATAISFTLLLSAPSRVQFCFQTGLLIAVTLSSLVSLSRLYTGMHSVLDVVCGILITAVLILLTYPFWESFDSFQLTSPLSPIIALSLLLFLSYTYPELDHYSTTRGDTTIILGVCAGCSVGYWANVQLGDTFELREPLPVPLPTVTGLSVARGAGRSLLGVVALVGTRQIMKKLSLDALYSWYNVPKTDKNARRRKEIEVPSKFVTYTAVGLVNSLLVNRVFVLIGLL